In a single window of the Raphanus sativus cultivar WK10039 chromosome 9, ASM80110v3, whole genome shotgun sequence genome:
- the LOC108833708 gene encoding THO complex subunit 4A, whose amino-acid sequence MSTGLDMSLDDMIAKNRKSRGSGPARGSGSGSGSGPIRRNNPNRKSNRSAPYQSAAKAPESTWEHDMYSSEGFPSRSTRSSAGIETGTKLYISNLDYGVMNDDIKELFAEVGELKRYTVHFDRSGRSKGTAEVVYSRRGDAIAAVKKYNDVQLDGKPMKIEIVGNNLQAASAPSGRHGNANNFGGASSRRGGQGRGGQQRRGGGGGGQGGRGGGRGRRSGKGPTEKVSAEDLDADLDKYHAGDMETN is encoded by the exons ATGTCGACTGGATTAGATATGTCTCTCGACGACATGATCGCTAAAAACCGCAAGTCCCGCGGATCCGGTCCCGCCCGTGGATCTGGATCTGGATCCGGATCCGGTCCAATCCGCCGCAACAACCCTAATCGGAAATCAAACCGATCTGCTCCATACCAATCGGCCGCCAAG GCGCCGGAGTCCACCTGGGAACACGACATGTACTCCTCCGAAGGCTTCCCTTCCCGATCAACCCGTTCTTCCGCCGGAATCGAAACCGGGACGAAGCTCTACATATCCAACTTGGACTACGGTGTCATGAACGATGATATCAAG GAACTGTTTGCTGAAGTAGGGGAGCTTAAACGTTACACTGTTCACTTTGACAGGAGTGGAAGATCAAAG GGAACTGCTGAAGTTGTATACTCTCGGCGTGGTGATGCAATCGCTGCTGTGAAGAAGTACAACGACGTTCAGCTCGACGGAAAGCCCATGAAGATTGAGATTGTGGGAAACAATCTTCAAGCTGCTTCTGCTCCATCTGGTAGACACGGGAATGCAAACAACTTCGGTGGTGCTTCTTCAAGGCG TGGAGGACAAGGGAGAGGTGGTCAACAACgtcgtggtggtggtggtggtggtcaaGGAGGCCGTGGTGGTGGTCGTGGCAGACGCTCTGGCAAGGGCCCAACAGAGAAGGTATCTGCTGAAGATCTTGATGCGGATCTTGATAAGTACCACGCAGGAGATATGGAGACAAACTGA
- the LOC108833709 gene encoding uncharacterized protein LOC108833709, producing MDTKTSMYQPLIHEHLLFYSARFFISTTCTGCDRIDNFYGGYCCNEPDCFVWFHKECAEAPLEINHPSHPEHPITLTKFNDINDPGYCYLCGLYMPSRGFNCSTCEFKVDLACGMKPWPPIIEHPLCHDHPIIFKRSHSSFCEVCKDLIHIQSYSCIKCDVYFHANCIQLSKELKHPCHINHPLKLTALDTLTNDAEKTCLLCSETPIDVCYFCSICNFTTCLTCTKNPPPLVVEHTKTHQHPLTRLSKRISYICDVCGLKCKNEEHHGSYICHHCDFVIHGKCIGFPRVININRHVHRISFTQLLGAGYSKCGVCHQSITQYHGAYTCSVCPNYAVHSDCAVNVTTVWDGVELEGIPDDTKDLAAYKVVGDDLINHVSHVKHNLKLHKDNFVLYDHKWMRCEACIDPVGFDSIYVCEECCFILHEKCANLPMKIKYFFDIIPYILEFENITAAKYCSLCHTYSDGFKYSAGARRMEVDVRCCSISEPFVHAGHLHPLYFLFNSYLLKCNACMNVTYKHVLRCDTCNFYLCLFCATLPLKIWHKNDEHPLALCCGKEASCQIWCDICERKSDPSLWFYTCSDCGVIFHVRCVVGDFSRINVGSTIECGRAGEIFEAVPNNYKTRPLCRKCHSRCMSSIIVKKKGENNVYLCSQHCLMLISLSL from the coding sequence ATGGATACAAAAACATCAATGTACCAGCCCCTCATTCACGAGCATCTTCTTTTCTATTCAGCTCGATTTTTTATATCAACCACATGTACTGGCTGCGACAGAATTGACAATTTCTACGGCGGCTATTGTTGTAACGAACCTGActgttttgtttggtttcataAGGAGTGTGCAGAAGCTCCATTGGAGATCAACCATCCTTCCCACCCTGAGCATCCTATCACGCTCACCAAATTCAATGATATAAATGATCCAGGATATTGTTATTTATGTGGACTTTATATGCCGTCTAGAGGGTTTAATTGCTCTACATGTGAGTTCAAGGTGGATCTAGCTTGTGGGATGAAACCTTGGCCGCCTATTATCGAACATCCATTATGTCATGACCATCCAATTATCTTCAAGCGATCTCATAGTTCTTTTTGTGAGGTATGCAAGGATTTAATTCATATACAATCTTATTCATGTATTAAATGCGATGTGTACTTCCATGCAAATTGCATCCAACTTTCGAAAGAGTTGAAGCATCCTTGTCATATTAATCATCCTCTCAAGTTAACCGCATTAGATACACTTACGAATGACGCCGAGAAGACTTGTCTTCTATGTTCTGAGACACCAATAGATGTATGTTATTTTTGTTCTATTTGTAATTTCACGACGTGTCTGACTTGTACAAAAAATCCACCTCCCCTTGTCGTTGAGCATACAAAAACCCACCAACATCCACTTACTCGCTTATCTAaaagaatttcatatatttgtGATGTTTGTGGGCTAAAATGCAAGAATGAGGAACATCATGGGTCTTATATATGTCATCATTGTGATTTTGTTATCCACGGAAAATGTATTGGTTTTCCTCGTGTCATTAATATCAATCGTCATGTTCATCGCATTTCTTTCACTCAACTTCTCGGCGCTGGTTATTCCAAATGTGGAGTTTGCCACCAAAGTATAACTCAGTATCATGGGGCCTATACTTGCTCTGTTTGCCCAAACTATGCAGTTCATTCAGACTGTGCAGTAAACGTAACTACTGTATGGGATGGAGTAGAGTTAGAGGGGATTCCAGATGATACAAAAGATCTTGCAGCATACAAAGTTGTTGGTGATGATTTGATAAACCATGTTAGTCAtgttaaacataatttaaagcTCCACAAGGATAATTTTGTCCTTTATGATCATAAGTGGATGCGATGTGAAGCATGTATAGATCCAGTTGGATTTGACTCCATCTATGTTTGTGAAGAGTGTTGTTTTATTCTCCATGAAAAGTGTGCTAATCTTCCTATGaagataaaatatttctttGACATTATTCCATATATTTTggaatttgaaaatattacagCTGCAAAGTACTGCTCGCTGTGTCATACATATTCTGATGGTTTTAAGTACTCAGCTGGAGCTAGAAGAATGGAAGTAGATGTCCGTTGTTGTTCTATTTCTGAGCCGTTCGTCCATGCAGGCCACTTACATccattatattttctttttaattcctATTTGCTCAAATGCAATGCATGTATGAACGTTACCTATAAGCATGTGCTTCGTTGCGATACTTGTAACTTTTACTTGTGTTTGTTTTGTGCTACTTTGCCTTTAAAGATATGGCATAAGAATGATGAACACCCTCTCGCTTTATGTTGTGGCAAAGAGGCGAGTTGCCAAATTTGGTGCGATATTTGTGAAAGAAAATCAGATCCAAGTTTATGGTTCTATACATGCTCTGATTGTGGAGTCATATTTCATGTTCGATGTGTTGTTGGAGATTTCTCACGTATCAATGTAGGAAGCACAATTGAATGTGGGAGAGCGGGAGAAATATTTGAGGCGGTTCCTAACAATTACAAAACTCGACCATTATGCAGAAAATGCCATTCTCGATGTATGTCTTCTATCATCGTAAAAAAAAAGGGTGAAAACAATGTATACTTATGTTCCCAGCATTGTTTAATGCTCATAAGCTTAAGCCTTTAA
- the LOC108824000 gene encoding histone H2B.7: protein MAPKAEKKPAEKKPAEEKAPAEKKPKAGKKLPKEAGGAGGDKKKKMKKKSVETYKIYIFKVLKQVHPDIGISSKAMGIMNSFINDIFEKLAGESSKLARYNKKPTITSREIQTAVRLVLPGELAKHAVSEGTKAVTKFTSS, encoded by the coding sequence ATGGCGCCCAAGGCAGAGAAGAAGCCCGCGGAGAAGAAACCAGCCGAGGAGAAAGCTCCGGCGGAGAAGAAACCAAAGGCCGGGAAGAAGCTCCCCAAGGAAGCCGGCGGCGCGGGAGgtgacaagaagaagaagatgaagaagaagagcgtgGAGACGTACAAGATCTACATCTTCAAGGTCCTGAAGCAGGTCCACCCCGACATCGGGATCTCGAGCAAGGCGATGGGGATCATGAACAGCTTCATCAACGATATCTTCGAGAAGCTCGCCGGCGAGTCGTCGAAGCTTGCGAGGTACAACAAGAAGCCGACCATCACTTCTAGGGAGATTCAGACCGCGGTGAGGCTTGTGTTGCCTGGAGAGTTGGCGAAACACGCTGTCTCGGAGGGAACCAAGGCCGTTACCAAGTTTACGAGCTCTTAA
- the LOC108823348 gene encoding putative pentatricopeptide repeat-containing protein At5g59900 produces MKLPRTIPPLSSSLPTFRNASSVTFSAQKDPQFLDAVKRIVRGKRSWEIALSRDLVSRRLKPAHVEEILIGALDEPKLGLRFFNFLGLHRGYDHSTASFCILIHALVKANLFWPASSLLQTLLLRGLNPSEAFYALFSCYEKCKLSSSSSFDLLIQHYVRSRRALDGVLVFRMMTKAGLLPEVRTLSVLLHGLVHCRHYGLAMEVFEEMINAGVRPDVYIYSGVVHSLCELKDLSRAREMIVRMEESGCDLSVVPYNVLINGLCKKQMVWEAVEVKKSLSRKELKPDVVTYCTLVHGLCKVQEFEVGLEMMEEMLRLSLSPRESAVSSLVKGLRKRGMIEEALNLVKRIAESDVVSPNLFVYNALLDLLCKCRKFDEAELVFDRMGKIGLCPNDVTYSVLIDMFCRRGRLDAALCFLEKMIDTGLKPTVYPYNSLINGHCKFGDISAAENFMAEMIDKKLEPTVVTYTSLMGGYCSKGKAHSALRLYHEMTGKGIAPSIYTFTTLISGLFRGGLVGDAVKLFNEMEGWSIKPNRVTYNVMIEGYCEEGDMCKAFVLQREMIEKGIAPDTYTYRSLIHGLCLTGRASEAKEFVDELHKENHELNEICYTTLLHGFCREGRLEEASSICQEMVQRGVDLDLVCYGVLIDGSLKHKDRNMFLGLLKEMQGKGLKPDDVMYTSMIDAKSKTGDFEEAFGIWDLMINEGCVPNEVTYTAVISGLCKAGFVNEAEVLRSKMVLGNSVPNQVTYGCFLDILTKGEGDMQRAVELHDAMLKGLLANTATYNMLIRGFCRQGRMNEASELVARMTGNGVSPDCITYTTMIHEFCRKNDVKKAIELWNLMMERGVRPDRVAYNTMIHGCCVLGEMEKAIELRSEMLRQGLKPNSKTCGTTSLNDSSLKS; encoded by the coding sequence ATGAAGCTCCCTCGCACGATCCCACCACTCTCAAGCTCTCTCCCTACCTTCAGAAACGCAAGCTCTGTTACCTTCTCCGCTCAGAAAGATCCGCAATTCCTCGATGCCGTCAAAAGAATCGTGCGCGGGAAACGGAGCTGGGAGATCGCGCTGAGCAGAGACCTCGTCTCTCGGAGACTGAAACCCGCCCACGTCGAGGAGATCCTGATCGGAGCCCTGGACGAGCCCAAACTGGGTCTGAGGTTCTTCAATTTCCTCGGCCTGCACAGAGGATACGACCACTCGACGGCGTCGTTCTGCATCTTGATCCACGCTTTGGTCAAAGCCAATCTCTTTTGGCCTGCCTCCTCGCTCCTGCAGACGCTTCTCCTCCGTGGGCTTAACCCAAGTGAGGCCTTTTACGCGCTTTTTAGCTGTTACGAGAAGTGTAAGCTTAGTTCGAGTTCAAGCTTTGATTTGTTGATTCAGCATTATGTACGAAGTAGGAGGGCGTTAGATGGTGTTTTGGTGTTTAGGATGATGACGAAAGCTGGTTTACTGCCTGAAGTGAGAACCTTGAGTGTGCTGCTACATGGTTTAGTTCATTGTAGGCATTACGGTTTGGCGATGGAAGTGTTTGAGGAGATGATCAATGCGGGTGTTCGTCctgatgtgtatatatactcaGGAGTGGTGCATAGCTTGTGTGAGCTGAAAGATCTCTCTCGAGCTAGGGAGATGATTGTTCGTATGGAGGAGAGTGGGTGTGATTTGAGTGTAGTTCCGTATAACGTGTTGATTAATGGGCTTTGTAAGAAGCAGATGGTCTGGGAGGCTGTTGAGGTGAAGAAGAGTTTATCTCGAAAGGAGCTGAAGCCGGATGTTGTGACGTACTGTACTTTAGTACACGGGTTATGTAAAGTGCAGGAATTTGAGGTCGGGTTGGAGATGATGGAGGAGATGTTACGTTTGAGCTTGAGTCCCAGAGAGTCTGCAGTTTCGAGTTTGGTAAAGGGGTTAAGGAAGAGGGGGATGATTGAAGAGGCGCTGAACTTGGTTAAAAGAATAGCGGAGAGTGACGTGGTGTCGCCTAATCTGTTTGTGTATAATGCGTTGCTTGACTTATTGTGCAAATGTAGAAAGTTTGACGAAGCTGAGTTGGTGTTTGATAGGATGGGGAAGATCGGGTTGTGTCCCAATGATGTGACGTATTCAGTTTTGATAGATATGTTTTGCAGAAGAGGGAGACTTGACGCTGCACTTTGTTTCCTTGAGAAAATGATTGATACTGGTTTGAAACCAACTGTGTATCCATATAATTCTCTGATTAACGGGCACTGCAAGTTCGGTGACATTAGTGCAGCCGAGAATTTCATGGCGGAGATGATTGATAAAAAGTTGGAGCCAACGGTGGTAACGTACACATCACTGATGGGTGGATACTGTAGCAAAGGGAAAGCACACAGTGCTCTTAGGCTTTATCATGAGATGACAGGGAAAGGTATTGCGCCGAGTATCTATACATTCACCACGCTTATATCCGGTCTTTTTCGTGGCGGGTTGGTTGGCGATGCTGTAAAGCTATTTAACGAGATGGAGGGATGGAGCATTAAACCAAACAGAGTGACTTATAACGTCATGATTGAAGGTTATTGCGAGGAAGGAGACATGTGTAAAGCCTTTGTGTTGCAGAGAGAGATGATAGAGAAAGGTATTGCACCGGATACTTATACCTATAGATCGTTGATACACGGACTGTGTCTAACAGGTCGAGCATCAGAAGCCAAAGAGTTCGTAGATGAGCTTCACAAGGAGAACCATGAGCTGAACGAGATATGTTACACCACACTCTTACATGGGTTTTGCAGAGAAGGAAGATTGGAGGAGGCGTCAAGCATTTGTCAGGAGATGGTACAGAGAGGGGTGGATTTAGACCTTGTGTGTTACGGTGTTCTTATAGATGGAAGTTTAAAGCACAAAGATCGAAACATGTTTCTTGGACTTTTAAAGGAGATGCAAGGTAAAGGACTCAAGCCTGATGATGTGATGTATACAAGTATGATTGATGCAAAGAGCAAAACCGGAGATTTCGAGGAAGCATTTGGGATATGGGATTTGATGATAAACGAAGGATGTGTGCCTAATGAAGTCACTTACACTGCCGTTATCAGTGGATTATGCAAAGCAGGTTTTGTGAACGAAGCTGAGGTTCTACGTTCGAAAATGGTGCTTGGCAATTCGGTTCCTAACCAAGTGACGTACGGTTGTTTTCTTGACATTCTCACCAAAGGGGAAGGAGACATGCAGAGAGCTGTGGAGCTTCATGATGCGATGTTGAAAGGGCTTTTGGCTAACACCGCTACGTACAATATGTTGATTCGTGGATTTTGTAGACAAGGGAGAATGAATGAAGCTTCTGAGCTTGTAGCGAGGATGACAGGGAATGGTGTTTCCCCTGATTGTATAACCTACACAACGATGATCCATGAGTTTTGTAGGAAGAATGATGTGAAGAAAGCGATCGAGCTATGGAACTTGATGATGGAAAGAGGCGTAAGGCCTGATAGAGTAGCGTATAACACCATGATACATGGTTGTTGTGTGTTGGGAGAGATGGAGAAAGCCATTGAATTGAGGAGTGAGATGTTGAGACAAGGGTTGAAGCCTAACTCGAAAACCTGCGGAACAACTAGTTTGAATGATTCTAGTTTGAAATCCTGA
- the LOC108823354 gene encoding actin-depolymerizing factor 3, translating into MANAASGMAVHDDCKLKFLELKAKRTYRFIVYKIEEQQKQVVVEKLGEPGQSHDDFAASLPADECRYAVFDFDFVTAESCQKSKIFFVAWSPDTARVRSKMIYASSKDRFKRELDGIQVELQATDPTEMDLDVFKSRAN; encoded by the exons ATG GCTAATGCAGCGTCAGGCATGGCAGTCCATGATGACTGCAAGCTCAAGTTTCTGGAGCTCAAGGCCAAGCGGACTTACCGTTTCATCGTTTACAAGATCGAGGAGCAGCAGAAACAAGTGGTCGTCGAGAAACTCGGCGAGCCTGGTCAATCCCACGACGACTTTGCTGCTAGTCTCCCTGCCGATGAATGCCGTTACGCTGTTTTCGATTTCGATTTCGTCACTGCTGAGAGCTGCCAGAAGAGCAAGATCTTCTTCGTCGCATG GTCTCCGGACACAGCAAGAGTGAGAAGCAAGATGATCTACGCGAGCTCTAAGGATAGGTTTAAGCGCGAGCTTGATGGAATTCAAGTTGAGCTTCAAGCTACCGATCCAACCGAGATGGATCTCGATGTTTTCAAAAGCCGAGCCAACTGA